The Chloroflexota bacterium nucleotide sequence TCCGTAGATGAGAGCAGCCAGTAGAACAACAAAGCAAGGAATTCCCGGAAGCGCCACAACAGTAGGGAAGGGCGGGTTCATTTAAGGTAAGAGAGGAGCCCGCTCAGGAACCCCAGGGGCATCGAGGATCCATCCCAAAATGATGAGGCACGGGTGAGAGAACGGGGCACCGGCAGCGGAGTGGATGTGCAAAGAGACAGGAGGAAGGTGACGTGAAGACGACATTGATCTATCCAGGCATCGCGGGGCGAGGGTTCAACTGCCTGAGCCAGGGCATGGACGCCGGCTGGGTCTCCCACGGCCTGGCCTCCCTCAGCGCGGCCGCCAAGACTCAGGGGTTCGAGATCGATCTCATCGACCTGCGCGCCCTGGAGAGCTGGGATCACTTTCGCGAGGAGCTCCGGCAGCGAGCCCCGGACGTCGTCGGCCTGACCATGATGTCCGTGGATTACAACCCGGTGAAGCGCTCGCTGGAGATCATACGCGAGGTCAAGCCGGATACGATCACTATCGTCGGTGGCCCTCACGTCTCACTGGCCCTGGAGGACAGCCTGCAGTTGCCCCATGTGGACTACCTGATGACGAACGAGGGCGAGGTCTCCTTCCCTAAGCTACTGCAAGCACTGAAAGAAGGTCGCTCCCCAAAGCAGAAGGTGATCCGCGGGGAGACGCCCGATCTGGATCGGATCCCGTTCGCGGATCGGGATCTCTTCCTGGAGGAGTGGCGCAAGTGGGGCTATACGCTGGACAGCCCGGAGGTCCCCTTCGTCAAGGAGCTTCCGCCCCCCTTCATGACCATCATCGCCGGACGAGGATGCGTCTATCGATGCTCCTTCTGCAAGCCGGGCGAGGACTACATCTTCGGTAAGCGGGTGCGGCGCCGCTCAGTGGACAACGTCATCGAGGAACTGAAGGTGCTGCGCGATCGATATCACTTTGCCTCCTTCATGTTCCACGACGATTGTTTGACCGAGGATCGCGAGTGGGTGAGGGAGTTCTGCGAGAAGTACAAGGCCGAGGGATTCACCCAGCCGTTCTTCTGCCAAAGCCGGGCGGACATCATCACGCGTCACCCGGACATGGTGGAGCTGATGGCGGATGCCGGGTTGCGCGGCTATTTCATCGGCTTCGAAAGCGGAAACCAACGCGTGCTCAACTTCCTGCGCAAGGGCACGACCGTGAAGCAGAACCTGGAGGCGGCCAAGATCTGCCGGAAATACGGCCTGGTCATCTGGGCGAACTATATGCTGGGTATCCCCACCGAGACCAAGGAAGAGGTGATGGATACCGTCAACATGATCCGGGAGATCGACCCGGACTATTACAGCCCGTCCTTCTTCACGCCGCACCCGGGCACGGACCTGTATGACTACTGCGTGGAACATGATCTGAGCCTGATCACCGATTATGACTCGTACCGACGCAATCCGACCGAGCCCAAGATCAAGGGACAGGATTATGAGTTCCTGAAATGGGCTCGCGACTACTCGCAGAAACGCAAGTTCAAGAACCGGGTTCGCCGGGGCGTGAAGGCCTTCCTGGAGAAGTACGGCGATCCGGCGCGATACGTACGAAAGGCGCGAAAGCTTCTGGGCATCTACAAGGAGGACCCTTCCGGACCGGTGGGAACGCCCCCTCTGTCCGGCAAGGCCAGCGCCCATTAACCTTTGGAGTGGGACGATGAAAATCCTTTTGGCCAGCCCGGAGTCCAAGCTCTGGAATTCGCGCCAGCATATTCACATGGGGCTGGGATATCTGGCCGGCGCGTTGCGCGCCGCGGGATATGACGTAACCCTTTACGACGCGGCCGTGGAGCAGGAGCCGCTAAACGATGTGATGCGACGAGGCCGCTACGACGTGGTGGGGATCTCCTCTCCCACCCCGCTGATCCAGGAGGCCTGGGAGGCGGCCCGGGTGGCCAAGTCCACGGGCGCGGTGACGATCCTGGGCGGGCCGCACCTCACCATCCAACCGGACGAGTCCATGCAGCGTCCCGAGGTGGATCTGGTGGTCCGGGGCGAGGCGGAGGACACGATCGTCGAGATCATGCAAGCGCTGGAACTGGACGCCGGCGTGCAGGCCTCCAGCACGGCCCCGCGCGTCTTCGAGCACAAGGCCTGGTCGGAGATCCTGGGGCTATCCTACCGTCGGCCGAACGGGAACGGCGGGCAGGTGGTGCACAACCCGCCCCGCCCCCTGCGCGAGGATCTGGACAATATCCCGTTCCCCGCGCACGACCTGTTCAAGATCGAGCAGTACACCAACCTGCAACCCCTGACGGACGGGCTGATCCCCAACTCACGCTCGTACACCATCGTGACCAGCCGTGGGTGCCCGTTCAAATGCACCTTTTGCTCCAAGCCCGTCACCGGGGACACCTGGCGGGCGCGCTCCGTCGAGAACGTGATCGAGGAGTGGCGGTGGCTGGTACAAGACCTGAAGGCCACCGAGATCGGCATCACCGATGACATCTGGAACCGCGATCTGGACCGGGCCAAGGAGCTATGCCGTCGACTCATCGAGGAGGGGCTGAACACGGTGCCTTGGATCACGGTCCACGGCATGAAGGTGAATTACACGGATCTGGAGCTGTTCCAGCTCATGAAAGCGGCCGGGGCCAAGCGCGTTGGGTTCGGCGTGGAATCCGGCGACCAGGAGATCCTGAACAAGGTGATCCGCAAAGGCCAGACGCTGGACATGGTGCGCCAGGCATTTCGGGACGCCAAGGCGGCCGGATTGGAGACCATGGGCTTCTTCGTCTTCGGCATGCCGCACGAGACCGAGGAGACGATGGAAAAGACTATCCGCTTCGCCTTGGAGCTGGAGCCAGATCTGGCGCACTTCATGATCGCGGCGCCGTATCCGGGCACGCGCCTGTGGGAGATGCTGGAGGAGGAGGGCGCAGAGATCTTTGCCCGCGATTGGAGCGACCTGGCCATCCAGAACGATAAGGCGCACTTCCAGCTGGGCGACATGACGGCCGAGCTGGTGGAGCGAAAGTGGCACGAGGCCTATCGGCGATTCTACCTGCGGCCGAGCCGGCTGGCGCGCCGCCTGGCCAAATGGGATACGTGGCGCCGCGCGCCGGAGCGCATTCGCGACGCCAAGCGATTCTTCCTGCGCGGGCGCAAGAAGCCCGCGTCCGTCGCCTCGCCACGGCAGCCGGAATGGAGCGGCAAGGCCGCCCGCAGGCTAGGGTAGTCAAGCCTCGCCTATATCCAAAGCTCGAAATGCAGGGGAAGGAACGGCGCTGAAGCCTTCCCCTGCTTTGCGTATCAGGAGTGAACCATGTCGGTGCTCAGCTTGGCCGCCAGACTGCCAGCCTATTGGGCCTTCCGGCGGTTCGGGTGGCCGCGCATGTACCCGTTCTCTGTGGTCGTGAGCGTCTCCTACCGCTGCAACTCCCGATGCCGCACCTGCGACGTGTGGAGGAAGCCCAACGACGATATGACGGCCCAGGAGTGGCGTCAGGTATTCCACCACCTGGGACGATCCCCGGTCTACATCACCTTCACCGGCGGCGAGCCCTTCCTGCGTCCGGACCTGGACGAGCTGGTTATCGCCGCGTACCAGGAGTGCCGTCCGGCCTACATCACCATCCCCACCAACGGGCTGCTCAGCGATCGCATCGTGGAGCGGGTGGACCGCATATGTCAAGAGGCCGCCCGCTCGGAGATCGGCATCAATCTAAGCCTGGATGGCGTGGGCGAGGAGCATGATGATATTCGCGGCGTGTCGGGCAACTGGCAGCGAGCCATGGAGACGTGGCGACGGCTGAAGGAGCTGCAGAAGCGGCGGCACAACCTGGTGCTCACCGTCCACACCGTGATCTCCCGGTTCAACGTCCACCGCTTCCGGGAGATCTACGAGGGGCTGCGGTCCCTGGAGCCGGACTCGTACATCACGGAGGTGGCGGAGGAGCGGGTGGAGCTGGACACGATGGGGTGGGGCATCACGCCTGCCCCGGATGACTATGCGCCCATCGCCGATTTCCTGAG carries:
- a CDS encoding B12-binding domain-containing radical SAM protein, which codes for MKTTLIYPGIAGRGFNCLSQGMDAGWVSHGLASLSAAAKTQGFEIDLIDLRALESWDHFREELRQRAPDVVGLTMMSVDYNPVKRSLEIIREVKPDTITIVGGPHVSLALEDSLQLPHVDYLMTNEGEVSFPKLLQALKEGRSPKQKVIRGETPDLDRIPFADRDLFLEEWRKWGYTLDSPEVPFVKELPPPFMTIIAGRGCVYRCSFCKPGEDYIFGKRVRRRSVDNVIEELKVLRDRYHFASFMFHDDCLTEDREWVREFCEKYKAEGFTQPFFCQSRADIITRHPDMVELMADAGLRGYFIGFESGNQRVLNFLRKGTTVKQNLEAAKICRKYGLVIWANYMLGIPTETKEEVMDTVNMIREIDPDYYSPSFFTPHPGTDLYDYCVEHDLSLITDYDSYRRNPTEPKIKGQDYEFLKWARDYSQKRKFKNRVRRGVKAFLEKYGDPARYVRKARKLLGIYKEDPSGPVGTPPLSGKASAH
- a CDS encoding radical SAM protein: MKILLASPESKLWNSRQHIHMGLGYLAGALRAAGYDVTLYDAAVEQEPLNDVMRRGRYDVVGISSPTPLIQEAWEAARVAKSTGAVTILGGPHLTIQPDESMQRPEVDLVVRGEAEDTIVEIMQALELDAGVQASSTAPRVFEHKAWSEILGLSYRRPNGNGGQVVHNPPRPLREDLDNIPFPAHDLFKIEQYTNLQPLTDGLIPNSRSYTIVTSRGCPFKCTFCSKPVTGDTWRARSVENVIEEWRWLVQDLKATEIGITDDIWNRDLDRAKELCRRLIEEGLNTVPWITVHGMKVNYTDLELFQLMKAAGAKRVGFGVESGDQEILNKVIRKGQTLDMVRQAFRDAKAAGLETMGFFVFGMPHETEETMEKTIRFALELEPDLAHFMIAAPYPGTRLWEMLEEEGAEIFARDWSDLAIQNDKAHFQLGDMTAELVERKWHEAYRRFYLRPSRLARRLAKWDTWRRAPERIRDAKRFFLRGRKKPASVASPRQPEWSGKAARRLG
- a CDS encoding radical SAM protein, with the protein product MLSLAARLPAYWAFRRFGWPRMYPFSVVVSVSYRCNSRCRTCDVWRKPNDDMTAQEWRQVFHHLGRSPVYITFTGGEPFLRPDLDELVIAAYQECRPAYITIPTNGLLSDRIVERVDRICQEAARSEIGINLSLDGVGEEHDDIRGVSGNWQRAMETWRRLKELQKRRHNLVLTVHTVISRFNVHRFREIYEGLRSLEPDSYITEVAEERVELDTMGWGITPAPDDYAPIADFLSQEARHWPAHGIARVTQAFRAEYYQLAKRILYERDQVIACYAGWASVHIAPNGDIWSCCIRAEPVGNLRETGYDLAPIWFGEEMAKLRRSIADKECACPMANASYANMLLHPPTVVKATLDALR